The Lycium barbarum isolate Lr01 chromosome 12, ASM1917538v2, whole genome shotgun sequence genome includes a region encoding these proteins:
- the LOC132623828 gene encoding chloride channel protein CLC-c-like isoform X2, protein MMENQVDIENDGGGGMIDEEKLDLERNFSTISESGSVREPLLKSKSRVNNTSQIAIVGANVYPIESLDYEYFQAFAALAGCNVVLATCAAALCALIAPAAAGSGIPEVKAYLNGIDAHSILAPSTLLVKIFGSILGVSAGFVVGKEGPMVHTGACIANLLGQGGSRKYHLTWRWLKYFKNDRDRRDLITCGAAAGVAAAFRAPVGGVLFALEEIASWWRSALLWRTFFTTAIVAMVLRSLIQFCRGGNCGLFGEGGLIMFDVNSGVSNYNTVDVLALILIGVLGGLLGSLYNYLVDKVLRTYAVINERGPAFKILLVMSVSILTSCCSYGLPWLARCIPCPVGLEEKCPTIGRSGNYKNFQCPPGHYNDLASLFLNTNDDAIRNLFSSTNSNEFHISTLLIFFAGVYCLGIITYGIAIPSGLFIPVILAGASYGRIFGRALGSLSNLNVGLFALLGAASFLGGTMRMTVSICVILLELTNNLLMLPLVMLVLLISKTVADSFNHGVYDQIVKMKGLPFLEAHAEPYMRNLVAGDVCSGPLLSFSGVEKVGNIVHALKYTRHNGFPVIDEPPFSETPELCGLVLRSHLLVLLNGKKFTKQCVLSGSNILRRFHAFDFAKPGSGKGLKFEDLVITQEEMEMYVDLHPITNTSPYTVVESMSLAKAAILFRQLGLRHLCVVPKKTGRAPIVGILTRHDFMHEHILNLYPHLVHHK, encoded by the exons ATGATGGAGAACCAAGTTGATATAGAGAATGATGGAGGAGGAGGTATGATTGATGAAGAGAAATTAGATTTGGAGAGAAATTTCTCGACAATTTCAGAAAGTGGTAGTGTCAGAGAGCCTTTGCTCAAATCCAAAAGCAGAGTCAACAACACCTCCCAAATTGCTATTGTTGGAGCCAATGTTTACCCCATTGAAAGTCTCGACTACGA GTATTTCCAGGCATTTGCTGCTTTGGCGGGTTGCAATGTGGTTCTTGCAACTTGTGCCGCGGCCCTCTGTGCACTTATTGCACCTGCAGCTGCAGGGTCTGGGATACCTGAAGTAAAAGCATATCTAAATGGTATCGATGCTCATTCCATTTTGGCTCCAAGTACATTACTTGTCAAG ATCTTTGGCTCCATTCTGGGTGTTTCTGCTGGATTTGTTGTTGGCAAGGAAGGACCCATGGTCCATACTGGTGCTTGCATAGCAAACTTGCTTGGGCAGGGGGGTTCCCGCAAGTATCATTTAACTTGGAGATGGCTAAAATACTTCAAAAACGACCGTGATCGTAGAGATTTGATCACTTGTGGTGCTGCTGCTGGTGTTGCAGCTGCTTTCCGTGCCCCAGTTGGAGGAGTTCTTTTTGCTCTTGAAGAAATAGCATCATG GTGGCGAAGTGCTTTACTTTGGAGGACTTTCTTCACAACTGCTATCGTTGCTATGGTTCTCAGATCTCTCATACAATTCTGTCGCGGTGGGAACTGTGGACTATTTGGGGAAGGAGGTTTGATAATGTTTGATGTCAATTCAGGAGTATCTAATTACAACACAGTAGATGTATTGGCACTAATCTTAATTGGAGTACTTGGAGGCCTTCTGGGAAGCCTTTATAACTATCTTGTCGACAAGGTCCTTCGGACTTACGCCGTCATTAATGA GAGAGGTCCTGCTTTCAAGATCTTGCTTGTCATGAGCGTTTCTATCCTGACCTCGTGTTGCTCTTATGGCCTACCATGGCTGGCAAGGTGCATCCCATGTCCTGTTGGCTTGGAGGAAAAATGCCCAACTATAGGTCGCTCTGGGAACTACAAGAATTTCCAGTGTCCGCCAGGCCATTACAATGATCTCGCATCACTATTTCTGAACACCAACGATGATGCCATCCGCAATTTGTTTAGTTCAACTAATTCAAATGAGTTTCACATCTCTACACTTCTAATCTTCTTTGCTGGGGTATATTGCCTTGGGATTATTACCTATGGAATTGCTATTCCTTCTGGACTCTTCATTCCTGTCATACTTGCTGGAGCCTCCTATGGACGTATTTTTGGTAGAGCTTTGGGTTCATTGTCCAATCTTAACGTTGGTCTGTTTGCACTACTTGGTGCTGCCTCTTTCCTCGGTGGTACCATGAGAATGACAGTATCAATTTGTGTCATACTCCTTGAGCTTACAAACAATCTACTAATGCTTCCATTGGTGATGCTTGTTCTCCTCATATCAAAAACTGTGGCCGATAGTTTTAACCATGGTGTCTATGACCAGATTGTGAAAATGAAAGGCTTGCCTTTCTTGGAAGCACACGCTGAACCATATATGAGGAATTTGGTTGCGGGAGATGTCTGTTCTGGGCCATTATTGTCATTTTCAGGTGTGGAGAAAGTGGGTAACATAGTACATGCTTTGAAGTATACTAGGCATAATGGCTTTCCCGTGATTGATGAGCCACCTTTCTCAGAGACACCAGAGTTATGCGGGCTCGTTCTACGGTCACATTTACTTGTTTTGCTCAATGGAAAGAAATTCACGAAACAATGTGTATTGAGTGGCTCCAATATTTTGAGGAGGTTTCATGCATTTGATTTTGCTAAGCCAGGATCAGGAAAGGGGCTTAAGTTTGAGGATCTCGTCATCACGCAGGAGGAGATGGAAATGTATGTTGATCTCCATCCTATAACAAATACATCCCCATACACAGTAGTTGAGAGCATGTCTCTGGCCAAAGCTGCAATCCTTTTCCGACAGCTTGGTCTAAGACACTTGTGTGTTGTCCCAAAGAAAACTGGG AGGGCTCCAATCGTCGGAATCTTAACAAGGCATGACTTCATGCATGAGCATATATTGAACCTCTACCCGCATCTTGTTCACCACAAATAG
- the LOC132623828 gene encoding chloride channel protein CLC-c-like isoform X1, with the protein MMENQVDIENDGGGGMIDEEKLDLERNFSTISESGSVREPLLKSKSRVNNTSQIAIVGANVYPIESLDYEIVENDLFKQDWRSRKKVQIFQYIFLKWTLVLLIGLSTGLVGFFSNIGVENIAGFKLLLTNNLMLEKKYFQAFAALAGCNVVLATCAAALCALIAPAAAGSGIPEVKAYLNGIDAHSILAPSTLLVKIFGSILGVSAGFVVGKEGPMVHTGACIANLLGQGGSRKYHLTWRWLKYFKNDRDRRDLITCGAAAGVAAAFRAPVGGVLFALEEIASWWRSALLWRTFFTTAIVAMVLRSLIQFCRGGNCGLFGEGGLIMFDVNSGVSNYNTVDVLALILIGVLGGLLGSLYNYLVDKVLRTYAVINERGPAFKILLVMSVSILTSCCSYGLPWLARCIPCPVGLEEKCPTIGRSGNYKNFQCPPGHYNDLASLFLNTNDDAIRNLFSSTNSNEFHISTLLIFFAGVYCLGIITYGIAIPSGLFIPVILAGASYGRIFGRALGSLSNLNVGLFALLGAASFLGGTMRMTVSICVILLELTNNLLMLPLVMLVLLISKTVADSFNHGVYDQIVKMKGLPFLEAHAEPYMRNLVAGDVCSGPLLSFSGVEKVGNIVHALKYTRHNGFPVIDEPPFSETPELCGLVLRSHLLVLLNGKKFTKQCVLSGSNILRRFHAFDFAKPGSGKGLKFEDLVITQEEMEMYVDLHPITNTSPYTVVESMSLAKAAILFRQLGLRHLCVVPKKTGRAPIVGILTRHDFMHEHILNLYPHLVHHK; encoded by the exons ATGATGGAGAACCAAGTTGATATAGAGAATGATGGAGGAGGAGGTATGATTGATGAAGAGAAATTAGATTTGGAGAGAAATTTCTCGACAATTTCAGAAAGTGGTAGTGTCAGAGAGCCTTTGCTCAAATCCAAAAGCAGAGTCAACAACACCTCCCAAATTGCTATTGTTGGAGCCAATGTTTACCCCATTGAAAGTCTCGACTACGA gATTGTAGAAAATGACCTTTTCAAACAAGACTGGAGATCTAGGAAAAAGGTTCAGATATTTCAATATATATTTCTCAAATGGACACTTGTGCTCCTCATTGGATTGAGTACTGGACTTGTTGGTTTCTTTAGTAACATAGGAGTCGAAAATATTGCTGGTTTCAAGCTTCTGCTGACTAACAACTTAATGCTTGAGAAAAA GTATTTCCAGGCATTTGCTGCTTTGGCGGGTTGCAATGTGGTTCTTGCAACTTGTGCCGCGGCCCTCTGTGCACTTATTGCACCTGCAGCTGCAGGGTCTGGGATACCTGAAGTAAAAGCATATCTAAATGGTATCGATGCTCATTCCATTTTGGCTCCAAGTACATTACTTGTCAAG ATCTTTGGCTCCATTCTGGGTGTTTCTGCTGGATTTGTTGTTGGCAAGGAAGGACCCATGGTCCATACTGGTGCTTGCATAGCAAACTTGCTTGGGCAGGGGGGTTCCCGCAAGTATCATTTAACTTGGAGATGGCTAAAATACTTCAAAAACGACCGTGATCGTAGAGATTTGATCACTTGTGGTGCTGCTGCTGGTGTTGCAGCTGCTTTCCGTGCCCCAGTTGGAGGAGTTCTTTTTGCTCTTGAAGAAATAGCATCATG GTGGCGAAGTGCTTTACTTTGGAGGACTTTCTTCACAACTGCTATCGTTGCTATGGTTCTCAGATCTCTCATACAATTCTGTCGCGGTGGGAACTGTGGACTATTTGGGGAAGGAGGTTTGATAATGTTTGATGTCAATTCAGGAGTATCTAATTACAACACAGTAGATGTATTGGCACTAATCTTAATTGGAGTACTTGGAGGCCTTCTGGGAAGCCTTTATAACTATCTTGTCGACAAGGTCCTTCGGACTTACGCCGTCATTAATGA GAGAGGTCCTGCTTTCAAGATCTTGCTTGTCATGAGCGTTTCTATCCTGACCTCGTGTTGCTCTTATGGCCTACCATGGCTGGCAAGGTGCATCCCATGTCCTGTTGGCTTGGAGGAAAAATGCCCAACTATAGGTCGCTCTGGGAACTACAAGAATTTCCAGTGTCCGCCAGGCCATTACAATGATCTCGCATCACTATTTCTGAACACCAACGATGATGCCATCCGCAATTTGTTTAGTTCAACTAATTCAAATGAGTTTCACATCTCTACACTTCTAATCTTCTTTGCTGGGGTATATTGCCTTGGGATTATTACCTATGGAATTGCTATTCCTTCTGGACTCTTCATTCCTGTCATACTTGCTGGAGCCTCCTATGGACGTATTTTTGGTAGAGCTTTGGGTTCATTGTCCAATCTTAACGTTGGTCTGTTTGCACTACTTGGTGCTGCCTCTTTCCTCGGTGGTACCATGAGAATGACAGTATCAATTTGTGTCATACTCCTTGAGCTTACAAACAATCTACTAATGCTTCCATTGGTGATGCTTGTTCTCCTCATATCAAAAACTGTGGCCGATAGTTTTAACCATGGTGTCTATGACCAGATTGTGAAAATGAAAGGCTTGCCTTTCTTGGAAGCACACGCTGAACCATATATGAGGAATTTGGTTGCGGGAGATGTCTGTTCTGGGCCATTATTGTCATTTTCAGGTGTGGAGAAAGTGGGTAACATAGTACATGCTTTGAAGTATACTAGGCATAATGGCTTTCCCGTGATTGATGAGCCACCTTTCTCAGAGACACCAGAGTTATGCGGGCTCGTTCTACGGTCACATTTACTTGTTTTGCTCAATGGAAAGAAATTCACGAAACAATGTGTATTGAGTGGCTCCAATATTTTGAGGAGGTTTCATGCATTTGATTTTGCTAAGCCAGGATCAGGAAAGGGGCTTAAGTTTGAGGATCTCGTCATCACGCAGGAGGAGATGGAAATGTATGTTGATCTCCATCCTATAACAAATACATCCCCATACACAGTAGTTGAGAGCATGTCTCTGGCCAAAGCTGCAATCCTTTTCCGACAGCTTGGTCTAAGACACTTGTGTGTTGTCCCAAAGAAAACTGGG AGGGCTCCAATCGTCGGAATCTTAACAAGGCATGACTTCATGCATGAGCATATATTGAACCTCTACCCGCATCTTGTTCACCACAAATAG